A single genomic interval of Spinacia oleracea cultivar Varoflay chromosome 6, BTI_SOV_V1, whole genome shotgun sequence harbors:
- the LOC110786571 gene encoding uncharacterized protein, which yields MRFGTWNIGSLTGRLVEVVEVMRRRRINILCLQETKWIGNKAREIAPWGYKLWYSGKTRGSNGVGILIDQEYIDDVVDVSRKSDRIMSIKLVIGDEVVTIVSAYAPQAGLDDSTREEFWEDLEEVVQRVPRSEKLIIGGDLNGHVGSSRDGFESIHGGLGYGERNEAGNAILDFALA from the coding sequence ATGCGTTTTGGGACTTGGAACATTGGCTCTTTGACAGGGAGATTAGTCGAAGTAGTAGAGGTTATGAGAAGAAGGAGAATTAACATATTATGTTTGCAGGAGACTAAGTGGATTGGAAACAAGGCAAGAGAAATAGCTCCATGGGGTTATAAGCTTTGGTATTCGGGAAAAACTAGGGGTAGTAATGGGGTAGGTATCCTTATTGACCAAGAATATATTGATGATGTAGTGGACGTGTCCCGAAAGAGTGATCGAATTATGAGTATTAAGCTTGTGATAGGGGATGAAGTTGTGACTATTGTGAGTGCCTATGCACCACAAGCAGGACTAGATGATTCAACTAGAGAAGAATTTTGGGAGGATTTAGAAGAAGTGGTGCAACGTGTCCCTAGAAGTGAGAAACTGATCATTGGTGGGGATCTCAACGGACATGTAGGCTCGAGTCGCGATGGATTTGAAAGCATTCATGGTGGTTTAGGGTATGGGGAGCGGAACGAAGCGGGAAATGctattttggattttgcattGGCATAG